The genomic stretch CGCAAAGGACGTTGCGGCCCAGCGCCAGCTCGCCCAGCTCCGTGCTCGGACCATCGGCGATGATCTCCCCGGCGGACACACGGTCACCCACCTTCACCAGCGGGCGCTGGTTGATGCAGGTGCTCTGGTTGGAGCGCTGGAACTTCCGCAGGCGATAGATGTCCACGCCCGAGGTCTGGCCATCATCGCTCGTCGCGCGCACCACGATGCGGGCACCGTCAATCTGGTCCACGATGCCATCCCGGCGGGCGGAGATCGCCGCACCCGAATCGCGGGCCACGGCGGCTTCCATGCCGGTGCCGACCAGCGGCGCATCGGCGCGGATCAGGGGCACCGCCTGGCGCTGCATGTTGGAGCCCATCAGCGCGCGGTTCGCGTCATCATTCTCCAGGAAGGGAATGAGGGCCGCGGCCACCGACACCAGCTGCTTCGGCGAGACGTCAATCGCCGTCACCTCGCCCGGCTTCACCAGGCGGAAATCGCCGCCCTGGCGGACCGAAACGAGGTCACTCAGGAACTCGCCCGTCGCCGCATCCACATGCGCATCGGCTTGCGCCACGACCAGCTTCTCCTCCTCCATGGCGGAGAGGTAGCGCGGCTCACCCGTGATCTTGCCGTCCTTCACGAGGCGATAGGGCGTCTCGATGAAGCCGTACTTGTTCACCCGCGCGAAGGTGGCGAGTGAGTTGATCAGGCCGATATTCGGCCCTTCCGGCGTCTCGATCGGGCAGATGCGGCCATAATGCGTCGGGTGCACGTCGCGCACCTCGAAGCCGGCGCGCTCACGCGTCAGACCGCCCGGGCCAAGCGCTGAGAGGCGGCGCTTATGCGTCACTTCCGAGAGCGGGTTGGTCTGGTCCATGAACTGGCTGAGCTGCGAGGAGCCGAAGAACTCGCGCACGGCGGCGGCGGCCGGCTTCGCGTTGATCAGGTCATGCGGCATGACGGTGTCGATATCGACGGCCCCCATGCGCTCCTTGATCGCGCGGTCCATACGCAGCAGGCCGACGCGATACTGATTCTCCATCAGCTCACCCACCGAACGCACGCGGCGATTGCCGAGATTGTCGATGTCGTCGATCGAGCCGCGGCCATCCTTCAGGTCCATCAGGACGCGCATGGTGGCGACGATGTCCTGCTTGCGCAGCGTGCGCAGATGATCCGGCGCTTCCTCGAGCGAGAAGCCCAGGCGCATGTTCATCTTCACGCGGCCCACGGCCGAAAGGTCGTAGCGGTCACCGTCGAAGAACAGGCCACGGAACAGCGCCTCGGCCGTCTCCGGCGTCGGCGGTTCGCCCGGGCGCATCACCCGGTAGATGTCCATCAGCGCTTCGTCGCGATTGGTGTTCTTGTCCACCGCCAGCGTGTTGCGCATCCAGGGGCCGACCGACTGGTCCACCGCCAGGGTCGGCAGCACGTCAATGCCGGCATCCTCGATGGCCGCCAATTTCGCTTCGGTCAGCTCCTCGCCGGCTTCGGCCCAGATCTCGCCCGTCTCCATGTTGACGAGGTCCACGGCGACGAAACGGCCAAGCAGATCGGTGCGGCCGACCAGCACTTCGGTCGTGCCGGCCTCGACGATCTTGCGCGCCGCGCGCGGCGTCATCTTCACGTCCTTCTCGGCGACGACGGCGCCGGTCTTGGCGTCAATCAGCGCCTCGAACAGCTTGATGCCGCGGAAGCTCTCGGGGTCGAAGGCGCGCGACCAGCCCTTGGGGCCGCGCTTGAATTCCACCTGGCCGTAGAAAGCGGCCAGCACTTCCTCGGCATCCATGCCGCGAATTTCGGAGGGCTCCATTTCCAGGCCCTGGGCCGCGCGCTCGACGCGCTTCGCCTCGGTCGCGGCGCTATCCAGCGCCAGCAGCAGCGTGCTGGCCGGCAGCTTGCGCTTGCGGTCAATGCGGACATAGCAGATGTCCTTGGCGTCGAACTCGAAATCGAGCCAGGAGCCGCGATAGGGGATGACGCGCGCGGCGAACAGGTACTTGCCCGAGCTGTGCGTCTTGCCCTTGTCATGGTCGAAGAAGACGCCGGGGCTGCGATGCATCTGGGAGACGATGACGCGCTCGGTGCCGTTGATGATGAAGGTGCCGTTGTCGGTCATGAGCGGCATGTCGCCCATGTAGACATCCTGCTCCTTGATGTCGCGCACCGAACGGCTGCCGGTATCCTCATCGAGGTCCCAGACGATCAGGCGCAGCTTGACCTTCAGGGGCGCCGCATAGGTCAGGCCGCGCGCGATGCACTCTTCCACGTCATATTTCGGCTCTTCCAGCTCGTACTGGACGAATTCCAGCCGGCCGCGGCCCGCGAAATCATTGATCGGGAAGACCGACTTGAAGACCTCCTGGAGGCCCGTATTGGTCCGGCTGTCCGGATGCGTTTCCATTTGCAGGAAGAACGCATAGGAGGCACGCTGCACATCAATCAGGTTGGGCATGGGCGCAACCTCGGGCAGCCTGCCGAAGCTCTTGCGAATCCGCTTGCGCGCCGTGAACGACTTGCTGATAGCGTTCATGCCTGTCCCGCTTCCTTATCCTGGCCCATGGGCAAATCCCAAGGCCGGCAAAACCATCTCCGCAAGCATTCCAGCGGCACCGTGCCGCCAAAACGGCGAGATGGACGGCAATCGAGCCCGATTGCCGCCCCTCCCGACTTGATACCAATCCCGATCGCGCCGGCGCGGAGCCCCGGCGTGATCAGGGCGACCGTTACTTGACTTCGACGGTCGCGCCGTTTTCTTCCAGAACCTTCTTGATCTTGTCCGCTTCGTCCTTGGAGACATTCTCCTTGACGACCTTCGGCGCGCCCTCGACCAGATCCTTGGCTTCCTTCAGGCCCAGGCCGGTGATGGTGCGGATCTCCTTGATCACGTTGATCTTCTTGTCGCCAGCGGCGGCAAGGGTCACCGTGAACTCGGTCTGCACTTCGGCGGGCGCGGCAGCCGCGGCCGGGCCAGCAGCGGCAACCGCCACCGGCGCGGCGGCGGAGACGCCCCACTTCTCTTCGAGCATCTTGGACAGCTCAGCGGCTTCCAGGACGGTCAATGCGGAGAGCTCTTCGACGAGCTTTGCAAGTTCGGCCATGTTCGTGTTCCTTCTAACTAATGGCTTGACTGTGGCTTGACAACCCCACCGCGGCATCGCGGCAGGGCCTATTGATCAGGGAAGGCAATCGCTAACCCTATACGGCACGAAGGGCATGGCGGTTTTCGCTTCCGGGCCGAAACCCGTCAGCGCCAACCTCACGCCGCTTCCTTATCCGCATATGCCTTCAGCACCCGTGCCAGCTGCCCTGCGGGGGCTTGAACCACCCCGGCAATGCGCGTCGCGGGGGTCTGGATCAGACCCACCAACGAGGCGCGCAGCGTATCGAGCGAGGGAAGCTCAGCCAGGGCCTTCACGCCATCGACGTTCAGGTTCTGGGTGCCAAGCGCCCCGCCCAGGATCACGAACTTGTCGTTCCCCTTGGCGAACTCCACGGCGGTCTTCGCCACGGCCACAGGATCCACCGACCACGCCAGCGCGGTCGGTCCCTTCAGCAGCGGTGAAATGCCCTGGAAGCGGGTGCCGTCGAGGGCGCGAGTGGCCAGTCGGTTCTTCGCAACCTTATACGTTGCCCCGGCAGCCTTCATCTTGCGCCGCAGATCATCCACCGCCGCGACCGTGAGACCCTTGTTCTGGGCCACGAGCACGAAGGAAGTCTGAGCGAAGACCGAGGCCATCGTGTCAACGAAGGCGCGCTTTTCCGTACGGTCCAACGTCACGTCTCCGTCGGTGGCCGAAACCTTGTGGAAGGGCTTCGACCGGTTCACACGGGGGCAAGGGGACCATCCCCCTGCCCCGTTCGCCTGTCGTTGCCGGAAAGCCAAGCCATTCCGACCCGGGCCTTGGCCCGGGCGGGAAAATCTCGGTTCCCCGTCTCATGCTGGCGGGTGGGAACACCCATTAAGTCGCAACCAAAGCCGCGACGCCTGCAATCTCCGACAGGTTGCGGCGGCGGCCCCGAAGGCCCGCCACCTGCGCGCCCCGGCTCACACCGGGGCGAATTTGGTACTCTTTCCGGTCAGCTTTCCCGCTACGCGGGGCTGGTCGGGGTGCCCGTTCAGCTTTCCCGCTACGCGGGGCTGATCGGGGTTGCCCGGTCAGCTTCCCCGCTGCGCGGGGCTGATCGGGTGGCCTATCGGCGTTCAGCCCTGCAGGCTGGACACATCCACGCTCACGCCCACGCCCATGGTGGACGAGACGGCGACCTTCTTCACGAAGGTCCCCTTCGCGCCGGTCGGGCGGGACTTCTGGATGGCGTCCACGAAGGCGCGGGCATTGGCCAGCAATTCTTCCTGGCCGAAGCTGGCCTTGCCGATGCCGGCATGGATGATGCCGGCCTTCTCGGCGCGAAACTCCACCTGGCCGGCCTTGGCGGCGGTGACGGCACCCTTCACATCCATGGTCACGGTGCCGAGCTTCGGGTTCGGCATCAGGCCGCGCGGGCCCAGCACCTTACCGAGGCGACCCACGAGGGCCATCATGTCCGGCGTCGCGATGCAGCGGTCGAAGTCGATCTTGCCTTCCTGCACCAGGGCGGCGAGGTCATCGGCGCCCACCACATCGGCGCCGGCCGCGCGGGCCTCATCGGCCTTCGGGCCGCGGGCGAACACGCCGACGCGAACCGTCTTGCCCGTGCCGTTCGGCAGGCCGACCACGCCACGGACCATCTGGTCGGCGTGGCGGGGATCAATGCCGAGGTTCATCGAGATTTCGATGGTCTCGTCGAACTTGGCCTTCGCATTGGTCTTCACCAGCGAAATCGCCTCATTCAGCGGATAGGCCTTGTCGGCCACGACGGTGGCCGCAAGGGCCTTCATGCGCTTGGTCATGTTCAGCCCTCCACCACGGTCATGCCCATGGAACGGGCGGACCCGACCAGCATGCGCACCGCGCTCTCGACGTCGGTGCAGTTCATGTCCTTCATCTTCACCTTGGCGATCTCGGCCAGCTGCGTCTTCGTCACGCGGCCCACCATGGCGCCCTTGCCCGGCGTCAGGCTGCCCTTCTCGATCTTGGCGGCCTTCATCAGGAAATAGGTGTTGGGCGGGGTCTTGGTGATGAAGGAAAAGCTGCGATCGGTATACGCCGTGATGACGACCGGCGTCGGCGTGCCGGGCTCCATCTGCTGCGTCGCCGCGTTGAATTCCTTGACGAATTGCATGATGTTCAAGCCGCGCTGACCCAGCGCCGGGCCGATCGGCGGCGAGGGGTTCGCCTTGCCCGCGGGCACCTGCAGCTTGATATAGCCGGCAATCTTCTTAGCCATGAATACTCAGTCCTCTCAAAATGGAGAGACCCGCGGTCCTGGCGGCCCCAAAGCAGATCATGCCTCGGACCTCCCGCGTTTCCCTGCGGCCGGAGGGCGCATGCCCCCCACCGGAAGGCGGGCGTGTAGAGCGCTGGCCGAAGCCTGTCCAGCCCCCCATGTCGAAAATCCTACGCGGCCGCGCGCCGTGGGTCGGCCCGGAGCGGCATCAGCGCCTGCGCCTGCTCAGCCGGCATCGGCCGGCCGAGCAGCCATCCCTGCCCCATATCGCATCCCAGACGGGTCAGGAAATCCACATCCAGCTGTTCCTCGATCCCCTCCGCCACCACCGGCAGGCCCAGGCTTTCCCCCAGGCCGATGATGGCGGCAACGATCTTGCGCGCCCCCGCATCCGAGGCCATGGCCCGCACGAAGCCGTTATCCACCTTGATCACGTCGAAGGGCAGCGCCTGCAATTCGCGCAGGCCGGAATGCCCAGTGCCGAAATCATCCAGGGCGAGGCGCACGCCCAGCGCCTTCAGCTCCGAGAGCATGGCATGGCCGCTGCGCAGATCGCCCAGCAAGGCGCCCTCGGTCAGCTCCAGCTGCAGCCGCCCGGGTGGCAGCCCGGCCTCGGCCAGGATCTGCGCCACCTGGCGCGGCAGGTCCGCCTCGGCCAGATGCAACGGCGAGAGGTTGAACGAGAGGGTCAGCGGCTCCGGCCAGGCGGCGGCGTCGCGGCAGGCCCGGCGCAGCAGCAGGTCGGTCAGCGGCACGATCAGCCCATTGGCCTCCGCGATGGGGATGAACTCGCTGGGCGAGACAAAACCGCGCGTCGGATGCGGCCAGCGCGCCAGTGCCTCGAAGCCGAGCAGCTGGCCCGAGGCCAGTTGCCGGATCGGCTGGTAATGGCAGGTCAGAACATCCTGGGTGAGGGCCTCGCGCAGTTCCGCCTCCAGGCGCATCGCGCCGCGCCGCTTGCCCAGGCGCGGGTCCATCTCAGGCGTGAAGCGGCGGAAGCGGCCGCGCCCTTCGGCCTTGGCGCGGTAGAGGGCGGAATCGGCACGGCGCATCAGCTCCGCCGCATCCTCGGCATCATCGGGCGTCAGCGCGATGCCCAGGCTGAGGCCGACGCGCACCTGCACGCTCCCTCCCCCGGCCCCGCTGCCATCGGGGTGCAGGGTGAAGGGCACGCGCACCACGCCCATCAGGCGCTTGGCCGCATCCTCGGCCGCGGCATAGGGATCGGCCGGATCAAGCAGCAGCATCAGCGCGAATTCATCGCCTCCCAGGCGGGCGGCGATGCCCTGGCGCGCCACCTCGCAATCCAGCCGATGCGCGATCTGCTTCAGCAATTCATCACCCGCCGCATGGCCATAGGTGTCATTCACCGGCTTGAACCCATCCAGATCGGCCAATGCCAGCATGATCGGCGCGCCCGAGGCCCAGGCCTCGGCGAATTCCTCGCTCTCCTGGGCTTCGGTCAGGCCGCGGCGGTTGAGGATGCCGGTCAGCGGGTCCCGCATGGCGAGGTCCCGCGTGGCTTCCTCGGCCTG from Sediminicoccus sp. KRV36 encodes the following:
- a CDS encoding EAL domain-containing protein produces the protein MKTRRRSALDARFAIIAAICLVLAELVGSHFVTQWVLRRELLRAHDAATAQTELMTAMAAPGLRFNRGASLEAALLPITARNPALMAARFERADGLVVHDWARTDFPLAGAWWQRGTTAHDADVIVISRAAMGADGAVVGRVSIAWDQRPIFAEATTQFRTVGAISVLVSLAFGGLGLLLLRRRLRRFRQAEEATRDLAMRDPLTGILNRRGLTEAQESEEFAEAWASGAPIMLALADLDGFKPVNDTYGHAAGDELLKQIAHRLDCEVARQGIAARLGGDEFALMLLLDPADPYAAAEDAAKRLMGVVRVPFTLHPDGSGAGGGSVQVRVGLSLGIALTPDDAEDAAELMRRADSALYRAKAEGRGRFRRFTPEMDPRLGKRRGAMRLEAELREALTQDVLTCHYQPIRQLASGQLLGFEALARWPHPTRGFVSPSEFIPIAEANGLIVPLTDLLLRRACRDAAAWPEPLTLSFNLSPLHLAEADLPRQVAQILAEAGLPPGRLQLELTEGALLGDLRSGHAMLSELKALGVRLALDDFGTGHSGLRELQALPFDVIKVDNGFVRAMASDAGARKIVAAIIGLGESLGLPVVAEGIEEQLDVDFLTRLGCDMGQGWLLGRPMPAEQAQALMPLRADPRRAAA
- the rplA gene encoding 50S ribosomal protein L1, with the protein product MTKRMKALAATVVADKAYPLNEAISLVKTNAKAKFDETIEISMNLGIDPRHADQMVRGVVGLPNGTGKTVRVGVFARGPKADEARAAGADVVGADDLAALVQEGKIDFDRCIATPDMMALVGRLGKVLGPRGLMPNPKLGTVTMDVKGAVTAAKAGQVEFRAEKAGIIHAGIGKASFGQEELLANARAFVDAIQKSRPTGAKGTFVKKVAVSSTMGVGVSVDVSSLQG
- the rplJ gene encoding 50S ribosomal protein L10, with amino-acid sequence MDRTEKRAFVDTMASVFAQTSFVLVAQNKGLTVAAVDDLRRKMKAAGATYKVAKNRLATRALDGTRFQGISPLLKGPTALAWSVDPVAVAKTAVEFAKGNDKFVILGGALGTQNLNVDGVKALAELPSLDTLRASLVGLIQTPATRIAGVVQAPAGQLARVLKAYADKEAA
- the rplL gene encoding 50S ribosomal protein L7/L12, with the protein product MAELAKLVEELSALTVLEAAELSKMLEEKWGVSAAAPVAVAAAGPAAAAAPAEVQTEFTVTLAAAGDKKINVIKEIRTITGLGLKEAKDLVEGAPKVVKENVSKDEADKIKKVLEENGATVEVK
- the rplK gene encoding 50S ribosomal protein L11, encoding MAKKIAGYIKLQVPAGKANPSPPIGPALGQRGLNIMQFVKEFNAATQQMEPGTPTPVVITAYTDRSFSFITKTPPNTYFLMKAAKIEKGSLTPGKGAMVGRVTKTQLAEIAKVKMKDMNCTDVESAVRMLVGSARSMGMTVVEG
- the rpoB gene encoding DNA-directed RNA polymerase subunit beta — translated: MNAISKSFTARKRIRKSFGRLPEVAPMPNLIDVQRASYAFFLQMETHPDSRTNTGLQEVFKSVFPINDFAGRGRLEFVQYELEEPKYDVEECIARGLTYAAPLKVKLRLIVWDLDEDTGSRSVRDIKEQDVYMGDMPLMTDNGTFIINGTERVIVSQMHRSPGVFFDHDKGKTHSSGKYLFAARVIPYRGSWLDFEFDAKDICYVRIDRKRKLPASTLLLALDSAATEAKRVERAAQGLEMEPSEIRGMDAEEVLAAFYGQVEFKRGPKGWSRAFDPESFRGIKLFEALIDAKTGAVVAEKDVKMTPRAARKIVEAGTTEVLVGRTDLLGRFVAVDLVNMETGEIWAEAGEELTEAKLAAIEDAGIDVLPTLAVDQSVGPWMRNTLAVDKNTNRDEALMDIYRVMRPGEPPTPETAEALFRGLFFDGDRYDLSAVGRVKMNMRLGFSLEEAPDHLRTLRKQDIVATMRVLMDLKDGRGSIDDIDNLGNRRVRSVGELMENQYRVGLLRMDRAIKERMGAVDIDTVMPHDLINAKPAAAAVREFFGSSQLSQFMDQTNPLSEVTHKRRLSALGPGGLTRERAGFEVRDVHPTHYGRICPIETPEGPNIGLINSLATFARVNKYGFIETPYRLVKDGKITGEPRYLSAMEEEKLVVAQADAHVDAATGEFLSDLVSVRQGGDFRLVKPGEVTAIDVSPKQLVSVAAALIPFLENDDANRALMGSNMQRQAVPLIRADAPLVGTGMEAAVARDSGAAISARRDGIVDQIDGARIVVRATSDDGQTSGVDIYRLRKFQRSNQSTCINQRPLVKVGDRVSAGEIIADGPSTELGELALGRNVLCAFMPWNGYNFEDSILISERIARDDVFTSIHIEEFEVMARDTKLGQEEISRDIPNVGEEALRNLDEAGIVYVGAEVHPGDILVGKVTPKGESPMTPEEKLLRAIFGEKASDVRDTSLKLPPGVSGTIVDVRVFSRRGVDKDERAMAIERSEIERLAKDRDDERAIQERSFYGRMRERLLNRKASGGFKGVKAGTPITDEVLDQFAKSTWRQIAVTDDAAMVEIEALKREFDAAVERLQKRFESKVEKLQRGDELPPGVMKMVKVFVAVKRKLQPGDKMAGRHGNKGVVSRVVPIEDMPFLEDGTPVDLVLNPLGVPSRMNVGQILETHLGWACANLGREIGLLVEDFRRSSAVRDELLDKLKDIYGDEVFERDILPMSEEQLMELSDNLKKGIPIATPVFDGARMSDIEGMLTKAGLDTSGQMQLIDGRTGELFERKVTVGYIYMLKLHHLVDDKIHARSIGPYSLVTQQPLGGKAQFGGQRFGEMEVWALEAYGAAYTLQEMLTVKSDDVSGRTKVYEAIVRDQDSFEAGIPESFNVLVKELKSLGLNVDLENRGS